A window of Campylobacter cuniculorum DSM 23162 = LMG 24588 contains these coding sequences:
- a CDS encoding arginyltransferase, which translates to MQEIGFCTLEDACPYLENKLTRVEYKYIENCSQKLNWELICRGWRRFGKYFSRPICDGCNECLSLRILAKEYEFSKSERRVLNKNQNTKVVLRKPALNNEHLFLYDKYHRFMEEKRGWKKYDVNFKQYYNLYIDGALDFGYELDFYIGEKLVCVDLIDILEDGISSIYCFYDPDFSHLSLGKFSLLSEIQIAKSENLKYIYLGYFVKKCQSLSYKADYTPNEKLKDTSLPNECASLWEKSNASCSDLRND; encoded by the coding sequence ATGCAAGAAATAGGCTTTTGCACCTTAGAAGACGCTTGTCCTTATTTGGAAAATAAATTGACAAGAGTGGAATACAAATACATAGAAAATTGTTCGCAAAAGCTTAATTGGGAATTAATTTGTAGAGGTTGGAGGAGATTTGGAAAATATTTTTCAAGACCGATTTGTGATGGCTGTAATGAATGTTTAAGTCTTAGAATTTTAGCCAAAGAATATGAATTTTCTAAAAGTGAAAGGCGGGTTTTAAACAAGAATCAAAATACTAAAGTTGTTTTAAGAAAACCTGCTTTAAACAATGAACATCTTTTTTTATACGATAAATATCATCGCTTTATGGAAGAAAAAAGGGGCTGGAAGAAATATGATGTTAATTTTAAACAATATTATAATCTTTATATCGATGGTGCTTTAGACTTTGGTTATGAGCTTGATTTTTATATAGGAGAAAAACTTGTTTGTGTGGATTTAATCGATATTTTAGAAGATGGAATTTCAAGCATTTATTGTTTTTATGATCCGGATTTTTCACATCTTTCATTGGGTAAATTTTCTCTTTTGAGTGAAATTCAAATTGCAAAAAGTGAAAATTTAAAATACATTTATTTGGGATATTTTGTTAAAAAGTGTCAATCTTTATCTTATAAAGCCGATTATACACCCAATGAAAAATTAAAAGACACAAGCTTACCTAATGAGTGTGCGTCTTTATGGGAGAAATCAAATGCAAGTTGTTCAGACCTTAGAAACGATTAA